One part of the Paramormyrops kingsleyae isolate MSU_618 chromosome 2, PKINGS_0.4, whole genome shotgun sequence genome encodes these proteins:
- the golga1 gene encoding golgin subfamily A member 1 isoform X5 → MTDASDGSSSRDDLSSQLLRRNGQIRRLEAKLSDYAEQLRVLQKTKEKLEIALEKHQDSSMRKLQEQNESYQASRAKMAEGMALALAKKDQEWMEKIAALEKWNVCRGDVPGLTSPPPCPSSHPCGPQEKGELSAQLGDLTEQSLSLFRKRDDLDELEGFQQQELAKVKHMLLRKEEQMGQREEEIRQQSGDLQEARRALAEAQDRVHLLEEEQQESLRLNQDLQAEREKFLGLREEAEKKISELEGRSEELQDALQRVTEDFQKSLSSAGQALSSTQAEHEALKLQHEQHKQKVAVAEEEKDRLVWDLQGKVCSLERRLQGNLTEDEHLEEMLKEKGVLEQKVEETRAELLEARTSHGAAVSTLEAQISRLNGSLAELQVVLGTKDDSLRSLRESSEAQINALEHQVQEYQEMLKSNEQQEGEREAHMQKLQAEWSLSSERLRQKDQEALVRLGTQVAALETARDVDRTAAQHRISEMELEQEVLLRGRAEVEVELSRQAEELELARAELASRQAVSVEIVKDLEVMRTQKEELQQQVGETESTLKAKEDDLVRVTEQLVKREAELHALQEELRASGSSLEELRAEVELQRRREEEREAQLGVLQQEALAQNQQVCNPGGEVETLMKQPHAQAVCQVEQNGVVTVDDLELVQRTNRELEQQLGEKNKTIKQLQQRLAELKRTLQKELKLKPEPEAEGKEKRQEAKADRQEKSERPSPEASAPGLSGVPTLGTTSSTSSTVTNNANLSNAHEINFEYLKHVVLKFMSSREAEAYQLIRAVSVLLNFTREEEAMLKESLEYKMSWFGSKPSPRGIVRPSISGSSAHWS, encoded by the exons ATGACTGAT GCCTCTGATGGCAGCAGCTCCAGGGATGACCTCTCCTCCCAGCTGCTCAGACGGAATGGCCAGATCCGCAGGCTGGAGGCCAAGCTATCAg ACTATGCTGAGCAGCTTCGAGTTCTGCAGAAGACTAAAGAGAAGCTCGAAATCGCGTTAGAAAAACACCAGGATT CATCCATGAGGAAGCTACAGGAGCAGAACGAGAGCTACCAGGCCAGCAGAGCCAAAATGGCCGAGGGCATGGCCCTGGCGCTGGCGAAGAAGGATCAG GAGTGGATGGAGAAGATTGCTGCTTTGGAGAAG TGGAATGTCTGTAGAGGCGACGTGCCGGGCctcaccagcccccccccctgcccctcctCCCACCCGTGCGGGCCGCAGGAGAAGGGTGAGCTGTCCGCGCAGCTGGGCGACCTGACCGAGCAGAGCCTCAGCCTGTTCCGGAAGAGGGACGACCTGGACGAGCTGGAGGGCTTCCAGCAGCAGGAACTGGCCAAGGTGAAGCACATG CTCTTGAGGAAGGAGGAGCAGATGGGTCAGAGGGAAGAGGAGATACGGCAGCAGTCTGGCGACCTGCAGGAGGCGCGCAGGGCACTGGCTGAGGCCCAGGACAGAGTGCACctgctggaggaggagcagcaggaaAGCCTGAGACTCAACCAGGATCTGCAGGCCGAGAG GGAGAAATTCCTCGGCCTGAGGGAGGAAGCAGAGAAAAAGATCTCCGAGCTGGAAGGGAGGAGCGAGGAGCTCCAAGATGCCCTCCAGCGGGTCACCGAGGACTTCCAGAAG TCACTGAGCAGCGCTGGGCAGGCTCTCAGCTCGACGCAGGCTGAACACGAGGCCTTGAAGCTTCAACATGAGCAGCACAAGCAGAAG GTGGCCGTGGCTGAGGAGGAGAAAGACCGGCTGGTGTGGGACCTGCAGGGGAAGGTCTGCTCGCTGGAGAGACGCTTGCAGGGCAACCTCACGGAGGACGAGCACCTGGAGGAGATGCTGAAGGAG AAGGGGGTGCTGGAGCAGAAGGTGGAGGAGACGCGGGCGGAGCTGCTGGAGGCACGGACGAGCCACGGCGCAGCGGTCAGCACCCTGGAGGCGCAG ATATCCAGGCTCAATGGCTCGTTGGCGGAACTGCAGGTGGTGCTGGGAACCAAAGATGACAGTTTGAGGTCCCTCAGAGAGAGCTCAGAGGCACAG ATCAATGCCCTTGAGCACCAGGTGCAAGAGTACCAGGAGATGCTGAAGAGCAATGAGCAGCAAGAGGGCGAGAGAGAAGCACACATGCAGAAGCTG cagGCGGAGTGGAGCCTGAGCAGCGAGCGCCTGCGGCAGAAGGACCAGGAGGCTCTTGTCCGGCTGGGGACGCAGGTGGCTGCTCTGGAGACGGCGCGGGACGTGGACCGCACTGCCGCCCAGCACAGGATT AGTGAGATGGAACTGGAGCAGGAGGTACTGCTGCGGGGTCGGGCCGAGGTGGAGGTGGAGCTCAGCAGGCAGGCTGAAGAACTAGAGCTGGCCAGG GCAGAGCTGGCGAGCCGGCAGGCGGTCAGCGTGGAGATCGTCAAGGATCTGGAGGTGATGAGGACCCAGAAAGAAGAGCTGCAGCAACAG GTGGGAGAGACAGAGTCAACTCTGAAGGCCAAGGAGGACGacctggtcagggtcactgaGCAGCTGGTCAAGAGGGAAGCAGAGCTGCACGCCCTCCAGGAAG AGTTGCGAGCCTCTGGTTCTAGCCTGGAGGAGCTGCGGGCGGAAGTGGAGCTCCAGAGGCGGCGGGAGGAGGAGCGGGAGGCCCAGCTGGGGGTCCTGCAGCAGGAGGCGCTGGCCCAGAATCAGCAG GTGTGTAACCCCGGGGGAGAGGTGGAGACCCTGATGAAGCAGCCGCATGCCCAGGCCGTGTGCCAAGTGGAGCAGAACGGGGTGGTGACCGTGGATGACCTGGAGCTTGTGCAGAGGACTAACCGAGAGCTGGAGCAGCAGCTCGGCGAGAAGAACAAG ACGATcaagcagctgcagcagaggcTGGCGGAGCTGAAGAGGACCTTGCAGAAGGAGCTG AAGCTGAAGCCGGAACCGGAGGCCGAGGGGAAGGAGAAGCGACAGGAAGccaaggcagacaggcaggaaaagagcgaGAGGCCCAGCCCAGAGGCATCTGCCCCGGGCCTGTCCGGCGTCCCTACCCTGGGCACCACATCCAGCACCTCCTCCACCGTCACAAACAACGCCAACCTCAGCAACGCGCACGAGATCAACTTCGAGTACCTCAAGCACGTGGTGCTCAAGTTCATGTCCTCCAGGGAAGCTGAG gCATACCAACTGATAAGAGCTGTTTCTGTGCTGCTAAACTTCACCCGTGAAGAAGAGGCTATGCTGAAGGAAAGCCTGGAGTATAAG ATGTCATGGTTTGGATCAAAGCCATCTCCGAGAGGTATTGTTCGGCCATCAATTTCAGGATCATCTGCACACTGGAGCTGA